In Cucurbita pepo subsp. pepo cultivar mu-cu-16 chromosome LG10, ASM280686v2, whole genome shotgun sequence, the DNA window GGTGGAAAATACAAGCAAGATACCTGTAAGTGAATAGGGTGGGCACAGGGGACTCCTTAATTAGAGTTTTAAGATCTTCATGGGGATTGAAAATCTTCAATGCATCCAATCTTATCTCCACAATGTCAGCACCACTCTCTCCTGCCTTCATAACATCGATAATCATCTTATCTATTGATTCTGCCATTATTGGCACACAAACAAGGGTTGAATTCCTTGTAGTCCCTTCGACTCTGATGCCTAAGCCAGAAGATGCCGGctgaaaaggagaaaaacaaTGTTCAAGTTGAGTGTTCATATAATTCATACAAATACTTAAATCAACTGCAATCAGACTGGCATTCTAATTCTTCTTGCAATTCAAGCAATCAAAACTCTTTTCAGAGTCGATCAAGAACCAATACAGCGAATCAAGTAAATTTCAAGCCGCCTGCATTTAGGATCATCTATATAATCCCAACAATATGGGAAAGGCCTACAGTTTCATTTCATCGAAATTCCATTTTCACAACATTCAAGCCTATGAATAAAACTAAAACTCATCAAAAGAGCAGAAAATAGAACATGGGTATGAGAGATACAGTTCAGAATTTACCCCAAACCCCATTTTTCTTCGGCGTACGTCGGAAATTTGGCAATTGGACGGCGTCGAGAATGCGATTGAGAGCCCGACAGAGAGAAATTATAAGAAGGGCATCGAGGAGGATGGTGGAAAGGAGGTAGGTAAGCCGTCGGGGGGNNNNNNNNNNNNNNNNNNNNNNNNNNNNNNNNNNNNNNNNNNNNNNNNNNNNNNNNNNNNNNNNNNNNNNNNNNNNNNNNNNNNNNNNNNNNNNNNNNNNNNNNNNNNNNNNNNNNNNNNNNNNNNNNNNNNNNNNNNNNNNNNNNNNNNNNNNNNNNNNNNNNNNNNNNNNNNNNNNNNNNNNNNNNNNNNNNNNNNNNNNNNNNNNNGGGGGGGGGGTTGGTGGGGGCAACAAATGAATTGCTACAAAAAAGGTTTGGAGGGCCTGCCATCATTGACTGTCCTTGAAAAGCAGCTGTTGTATGGTTTAGTTGAATAATTGAACTCAAACATTGGAATCACAGCCCAAAGATGATGAATCGAACGATCAGTGGAGTAAGAGCCGGTACTGAATTTTGTCGATCCTATGTTGGCATCCACATCATAGATCTTGTCACTCTAAATTCGTCATTGTCAAGAAAACTAGCTGAccataaaaatgtaaattgagGTTCAGCTGGCAGTTCCCGCTTGAGAACGGTGATTTGGAGCCTTTAAAAGCATCTAGGTCATGAATAATACTCACACGTTTATGCATCTCTAATATACATCATCATTGTCTTGATTAAGGACGATAATGCTATGTCATGTTTCTATACCTATGTAAAAGTTTGTCTAGCATTATTTAAGAATAACTTTGTGGGAGAGATTTTGCAGTGTGAAAGATACATTATAAACATTTTGATTATAGTGATTGACTACCATTCGTGTAAGATAATTTCTTATCTCGGAACCACCTAAATTtttgtgtctctttgtttaatttttgcTTGTGGGTGTGTAAGTACAAACGATTTTGCTTCCACTTCCGCTGCAACATCTCTTATTCTCGTTTTACTATTGCAATTGGAGCAAGGTGTCCAACTTAAAAGGAGAggtacatgaaaaaaaaaaaacgaaaactaAAAATACTTTGCCAAAAATAAATGGTCAGAGATCAATTGACTATATTTTTGtatcaataatataatatatttattaattaaccaactaacatattaaaatttaaaatactcattaaAACCAATAAAATCTCGAAGAAAACATTAAAACTAATACTTAAATACTACCTTATtactttaatattaatatatttatctaatttttctGCAGTCGAACGCACCGTATTGTCAGTTCCCTCGTCCCGCGCGCCCTTGGCATACAGACTATCCTCCTCCGAAATGGAACTGAACGTATAAACATTAGGGCGCGGCAGCGGCAGTTCTTTGGTTGCTTCGACACGGTTGCTCCGTCACATTCAGATGTCCCGGCCGATTGTCCTGTCCGACGAGGAGGACCAGTACTCTACACCTCTTCCGATCCCCTCCAAGAAACGTCGAACTGAGTCACATGCCTTTCCCAGTATAAAATCCACCGTTCTTGTGCTTGATGATGATCCGACTCCACAAAAATCCGGTAGCAACTCTGCGGCCTCGTTCGTGCCGGAGACGCCTCTCTCTCAGCCTCCGAGCTCTGACGTCGTGATTGTTAAATGTACGAAGGTGCCATTGGACTTGCCTGCTAGGGATTTGAATTCGGACCATAAGTTCGCTGGTTAGTGGGTTTTATTCTCTCCGTTGTtagttttatgattttatcTAGTTTATTGTTGTTTCGGTTCGCCTCTCTTGACGGTACACTTGAATAATTTTCCCGCGCAGTAGTTTTGATCATAGCAACTGTGTTGATGCTGCCTATGAGTAGTCTGAAATAGATTGGCACCgttttgtttgaattgaacCCTCAGGAATCAGTGGATTGATATGCTTGGAGTCCGGTAGTGAATCTGAAAGTGATTCTCTGAAGAAAAGGTGTGGACCGAGTGAATGGATCGGTTCTGACTGTGATGACATGAAGAACTTAGGATCGACTTCTAAATTTGACTCGGCAGGATCGGGACCTTCTATTGGTAGGTTCATGTTATCCttggtttccttttcttttttttattggcaATTCCTGCAATTTTTACTTTGTAGAATGAACAAAAGTGTGTTCAATTTCCGGACTTCGCCGTCCTTGAAAACTATCGACATTAATGGAAGTGTTTGTCCAGGGAATGATGATCTGCAGGAAATTTCAGGGGATACGAAGCCTTCAACTGTTGGCCGAgatgattatatatatcaGGTGGTTCATCTCGAAGCAAGCTCATAATATCTATTGTTTTCTATAGATTTTAAGGTAGAATTATAAACATCAAACTTTTTTTAGCCTGTTAATGTTCTCTTAATGAATTTTAACTTTCTTTGCATACTTCTACTACAGGACATTGAATATAGAGACATGCTGAGTtggttttgggttttctttcaCAAGGAATTGTATTGTTTAGAAACATgcatttttcataattattatttttaaattttctttcaattggCAGTTTTCGTagatgaaatatttgattgaaaattacTACGTGAATTTTCTAACTTTCTGCATTGTGTCtgtataattttcttattgcaCACATCCTTCTCATGTGCGTCCTGAATTTCATTTTAGCATTCTTGTTTCCATGTCCTTGCTCTTAGCAGTGctcattttataattatgttgCTTATGCCATTTGAATTAAGGACCATGGTAACGAGTTATGCAAGAGCATCATATTTTGCCACAATTTATCACGTGATGTGCTTTGATGTACTTTTTCCATTGGCCTCTTGATTTTTGTTACCTTCATGAGATAAATTCTGCTGAGTTTAATTTGTATCATCAAGAATATACTTTTCCTACTTTGTTGGATCTTGTTACCTCTGTAGTCAAATTTTCTGTGCCAGAAGTAACTTAATGAAGCCAAGTGATCACATTAGCTTCTAGCCAGCTAAAGCGGAAGCTGTTATCATGGTCATACATTTCCCTTGTCTTCCTTGTCCTGTCTTTATGGAatcttgaattattttattcaaacttataatttagGGCTGGAATTGTTTGGTGAACATTAATCTTGAGATGCCAAATTTTAAGTTATTCATCAATGATCACAAGAGACTTGTTTcttttatgaaaatgaaaaaaaaaaaaaaaaaaaagtacctATCAATTGTGTTTTTAGACTTTTTGCTCCTCTTTGTCCTTTAATCAATCATGAGTTGTTCTGAACAAATAAGTTGGATGTTTGATCAGGTTCATGATTTtcctgaaaaggaaaatgttggAATGGAGCAGAATGATAACACTATAAAAGCAACAGGAAGGAAATCCGATGCcgagaagaacaaaaacgtTGATAAAGCAATGAGGAAGAAGGCAACTAAAGATGACAAAATTCGCTTaatggaagagaagaagaaaaagaaggaagtaGGTTCTGATTCCCCACCCtgaatttaaagataaatggGTAAATCTTTTGAACTAATTTGTTGGTGATGATATCTGACATAGCTAGAGAAGTTGCAAAAGGCGGCCCAGAAGGCTGAAGCTGCAGAAATGAGGAAAATGCAGAAAGAGAAGCAAAAGTGGGAAAAGGGGAAACTTGCATTGAAGTCCATTGTAGCAGAAATTGATGCTAAAGTAGTGGAGTTGGGATCAGTTGGTGGTGAGTCCTCTAATTTCTATtcactttttatttctcaaaatttcaacaCCACCCAGAAACAAATTCATTGTCTTACCATAGGTCATCTGCTAACAAGGTTTGCTGAAAAAGGGATTACATTCCGTATCAAGTCTAATCCAATTGAAAGGTCAATTGTGTGGACTATGAAGGCTCCAGAGCATATTTCAGAGGTAACAAATGCTTTCTAGCATGAAGTCTACAATAAATGTTGGGTGcttttttctctgttcttttgaTAAAAGAAGAcacttttttgaaaattttagtttgtgGCAATCAAGATTTGTCCGGCATATGGATTTCATTTGCATTCAATTATAAGTTTGTTGTGTATAATTGTTATTGGTTATCTTTTaacaagattttattttatttttcctttatccTGTGTCTTTCAAGGGACTGGAGATTGCATATGTATTACTAATGTACGAGGCTGAAAATTTTTGTGAGCTTCTTAGCAAGGAGTCACTTGTGCATCACGTTGCCAGAGTTCAAAGCCATTACCCATCGTACACTATCTGTTACCTCACCAATAGGTTAATGGCATTTATCAATAAAAGGTGAGGATTTGTACAATTCTATTCAGTATGACGTTTCGTAATGCAAGAACCTTGATTCATTAACAAGTTTGAGAccctataaattattttactttttatcttttttttcatttttttttcatgttaacTTGCTTCACGCTTAGAATTCTTTTCATCCCCTGAAATTTTATAAGTTTCACAAACTTCTATGTTGTATTATTTATGCTTGAATTACATCTCTTGGATCTGTTTTTAATTACCAAATGGAACTGAACGTGATACTGATTACAACTAACAGTGTCTTATGTCATAATATCACTTGGTTGTCGTATGtatgagttttttttcctttttttttttttttttttttttttttttttNCTTAACTATTCTCATGAGATAACACCCTAATACCTTTGTGTGTCAGATTTCCCATCATTTGCACGGGCATTTGCATAATTGAAACCAAGacaaagatatatatatatatctgtcACACGCCCTTGGCAATTTCAGAATCTTTGTCTTggtttttcttcattaattgtttaaaaatttgaagttgcAAGCTCGAGATGCTCAAaactgtaatttttttaacttttcagGGAACAGGAGAAGTACAAGAACTCAGCAAGCAGTAATGGTTGGATACGTCCACCTGTTGAGGAGGTTTGAATAACCACGAACGCTTATGAACACAATCCAAATTTTATACTTCAATGTTGCAGTACGAATCCTCATGTTTCTCGCATGTTTCATCTAGGAATTGGCAAAATTGACTACTCATTTTGTCAAGGTACGTTCTAGGCAGTGTGTAGATGAAGCTGAGGTAGCTGACCATATTGTTGGTTTGACTTGCAGTCTGGCATCCTGCCAATTCAGGTGCTGAATACTGTTCGCAGATTTCAGTCTAGCATAACTTCTTGAAGTGTGAAAATTAGTTTTCTGTTAACTCGGCTTCAATTGTTTCATAAAAAGACTTGGCTTCAATTACTAATGTAAAGTATAAGTTAGTACAGTGAAGTTGGGTCTAGAAAAGATATTTCGTATACTGTTCATTGAtcctaaaaactaaatattgtATGTAAAGAAGCTTAAATCATGAGATTCCTGTTTATTACTAGCTTTAGATGTTGCATTGGTTCCATCGTTCTTTTGACATGGTATGTTAGCAAATATGGACATAGGCTATCGTCACACCCCATGTACACTTTCTGTCTCATATTTTAATCCTTATTCAGAGTTATCTATATTTACCTTTGCTTGGTTGTAACATTTAGGAAAAAGCTGACACATCTATCCGTCAATGCAAATGGATCCATTATACCCAAAAATTGTATTGACAGGAATATGATAAAGAAGAGCTTGTGGTGAGTTTTTCTCATCCTTaccaataatttcaaaatttatcaacatttattttcttaactattcttccattttcttggtatatatattaatgaatttatagCTGTAGTTGAGTTACTGACGAAGAACAGCTCTCGTCTGTCACCATACTGCTGGGTTAAAAGCTAAATAGAGTAGTTGGCATGAATTTGATCTCTGCATCGTTCTGTTTTATGCTGACACCATTCTGAAaccatataaattaaaatcaaaggcatttcctttgttttttggtACTTGATTNCTTAATAGTATACATTTATGGTATACTACCGTGTTAACGCATCTCTACTTTAACTAAAAGATTGTAGGTCCGAATCCATTGCCCcacattttatataatatccTAAAATAAAGTTATGTTGCACTGTTTCTGGAGTAAAACTTTTTTTACTATGTTATtcgtcttttttttctttttcttgcagCCCTTAACTTCTTTTAATTAGCATCGATGGGATTCCATATCAATATGAATGGCGTTGCTTTTTGTAATCAGGTTAAAAGCTTTGGTAGCAATTCCAAAGGTACAACCACGGTTTGCCGTAGCAATATGGAAGAAATATCCAACCATGAAATCTCTTTTGAGTGTGTACATGGATCCATGTAAATCTGTGAGTATGGAACAAAACTAGTACCTTATCCTTGCTTATCATAAGCTAGCAGTCATAGTAGATAATGTCTCTTCTTTGTCCACTCATGTGTTAACAGGTGCATGAAAAGGAATTTCTGCTGAAAGACTTGACGATCGAAGGGTTACTCGGTGATGATAGAAGATTAGGAGAGATGTGTTCAAAGAGAGTATACAGGATACTTATGGCTCAAAGTGGAAGCATGAGAACCGATGACGTTGAGGAGGGTGCTGACATGTTCAGATCCCAGTCgccttaattaattatccaATCCTATTATCACACCATCAATTTAATGCAATAGCTTATTGCGAGTTTCACGGTCTTACAGACAGGTTGGAGGACTAGAGTGCCGTCGTTACCTTATCACAAATGTCACTTGGAGGTCTGCAGAAGGCGCAACTCCGTAAGCGACTTGTGGAGCGAAGGgtaaatgaataaattgtTGTCCAATAGCCATTTCTTGGATGAACGGAACCTGAATGCTCTCGTGAACAAGGTAGAAACAAACTGTACTATATATGTGCGTTGATGTTCATTGATGGAAAACCAACACTTCACCTTGAATTTGGATGTTCATTGATGCAGTGTTGAACATATATGTGTCTCTTTACTTGTGGTGCTCAGAATTTCTTACCAAATCTTTATATAtagtatatatgtatgtctgAGAAGTGCATTACAATATAATGCTATAGTGCTAAAGTACACTCACAAAATGATAAAGATTTATAGCCATTTATGTGCACATTATTACAAAGAAACCATTCATTTCCAATTGTTTTTAAGCTTATCAGTACAACTTGTACGTGCAACgtagaatatatttttctcattctcAATGAAACATTTCATGCccaaaactaaattataactAGATTAGAGCAAACTACCACTTCGAGCAAAGTTCGTTTCGAATCGTCCTAACCCACATTATTAAGCTGAAAAAAGGGTTCAACTGCAGGCTGAACCCACACATTTGACAACTACAATATCCGCAGTGGTCTGCTTTAGTTCGTGTATTCTCTATCTATACACCATCTATCTAGGCAAGCAATCTAATGCCTAAAGTTCGCACCCAGATTCGGTGCAACAGCTTCTGTAATCACAATACAAGGATTATAATGACTAAAGCTACAGGATATTGAGTGAAGAATCTATACTGAGTGAAGAATCTATACAGTTGCAAATCACATACCAGAATATTTGGAAATGACCGTAAATATAATTGTTGGCCAAGTCCTTAACTATACATTGTCTTTGTATGGAGTTGGTTCTATATTCTTATTGGTACCTGACAAATTCACTCATGCTAAGACCATCACCACTGGAGGAGACCTAGCGGGAAACAGGCAAGTCAAGATCAAAGGGTCCCAAGGAGTCGCTCTGTGTAGAACATAAAAGGTAACGGATAAAATGCTActtgcaaaataaataaataaaaaagagagagaagggagaagaaaaaggcTGTGCAATTTGCAACGAGGCGTACCCAATTGATTCTTGACAGCCCAAGGCTGCTTTCATCATGATAAACCCGCGAACAGAACATCAGATCAGTCTTGGATTCTTTATCAGCAGGATCTTGAGAAAGCTCAGATCGGTTATGGGCCTGTAGAAAATAGCAAAGTCTCTGCATTACTATTAAGTATACATACAaaggattaaaatatatcatgATCTACTGGCTTAAGTTTTTAGATTTAAAGGTCATTTAACCTgatatcaaagaaaaagatctTAAATTTGAACCGACGCACCTAGTGTTTAGAATGCATATAAATACTAAATATAACATATCAAGTATCGACTTGATAAAAGTGAGTTTAGTGATTATCAATTACACGCAACAATTTCacaaaagatatttaaaaaaaggacaaaaaaacaattacaCGCCACTGTGGAGTTTGCTGAATTTCTCGTAATTTTCGACACACAATCAAATGAAGTATCTGTACATTTAAGCCATTAATCTCGTCCCCATTCAAGTAATTCTAGgcttcttcaatcaaattttcTATCCCATGTTCCTACATAAATTGGTTGTATTATGGATACctatcaaataatattaagttTGAGTGGTCTACCAGttccaaaatttcataatccGTAGTTTATAGTGAGCAAACATAAACAAGATCAGTCAAATTGGAACTATAAGATTACTCAACCAGGGCGCTATCATATGATGTCATTAACCATTTCATCTCTAAAACAGACAAAATTGTGCAAAATAAAGGGACGAACCTGAGGTgttttaggaaatttgaaTAACTTGGAATCAGCCTCTTGGAAGGTGCCCCAAGATCTGGCATCTAGAGAAGGAGTATTTTTGCTCGACGAAGAGAGCCTTTTCATAGCAAATGCATCACAAGTCTGCTCAGCATCCAAAATAGACGAATGTTGANATTGAGTTTAGTGATTATCAATTACACGCAACAATTTCACaacagaaatttaaaaaaagaacaaaaaaacaattacaCGCCACTGTGGAGTTTGTTGAATTTCTCGTAATTTTCGACACACAATCAAATGAAGTATCTGTACATTTAAAGCCATTAATCTCGTCCCCATTCAAGTAATTCTAGgcttcttcaatcaaattttcTATCCCATGTTCCTACATAAATTGGTTGTATTATGGATACctatcaaataatattaagttTGAGTGGTCTACCAGttccaaaatttcataatccGTAGTTTATAGTGAGCAAACATAAACAAGATCAGTCAAATTGGAACTATAAGATTACTCAACCAGGGCGCTATCATATGATGTCATTAACCATTTCATCTCTAAAACAGACAAAATTGTGCAAAATAAAGGGACGAACCTGAGGTgttttaggaaatttgaaTAACTTGGAATCAGCCTCTTGGAAGGTGCCCCAAGATCTGGCATCTAGAGAAGGAGTATTTTTGCTCGACGAAGAGAGCCTTTTCATAGCAAATGCATCACAAGTCTGCTCAGCATCCAAAATAGACGAATGTTGATCACTATGGTGCTGCTTTGGAACTTCAGAAAATCTCATCTTGGCCGCAGCAATGCATGCATCAAGGGAATCAGTAATTACTTCAGCTGGCTGCACGCCTGCATTGCCCCTTGTTACCTTTGAACTCCAGCTACTGCATTTTCCCAATAAGGAAGCTTCAGACAAGAGGCCTCCCACGCTTATGTTTGATATACTATCTAACTGCAGGATTCCACATTCTGATGACAACTGATGATCATAATCTAACGGTGGCTCATTACCCTAGTTCAAACAGTgttatcaaatttcataaatcatattatttaatgtaaGCCAAAACAAACGTACAAATATAATCATTTGGTTTGGCAAAAAACACACATACACTTGTCACAACGTCAGTTGTAGTGTATTCGTCTTTGTATGTCTGCTTAATTTCAAACATTGCATCAGCGTAGCGAAAACAAAGTTTATAATCCTTATCAATGCATCATAATTTTCACAATACGCAAATAATTTGTTACATAGACCTCATACGTAATATGAACTGGGAAAAATAATcatgtaaatttaattatagtaaTAATTTGTTCTCTCTTGTAGTAatgttcatttaaaattttaataaaaattggagGTTGAATATAATACCACTGGATTAAATGGACAGTCCACTATCTTCTCTGGTGCAGCAGGGTTATTCAGATCATTCATATTGCTTGACTTGATCTCATCCACCATTTGCTCAGATTGTTTGCATTCGCCATCTATGATACGCACGATACTACCGCAACCTCTCTCCAAGCCTTTCGAGGATGAATGGAGTTTAGGAATGGATGTGGAGACCCAGCCGTACCTTGAAAAGGATAATAATTTCcaataacatatttaaatgaataaataaatcattacCAAGGCAAACGATAAAAATGTGCACCTTAAGCGGAAAATTGAAGAACCACCAACAGCTGCATAGACATCTCCAGCACTGATGTCACTATCTTTCAGAGTCCATTTTAAACCACAGACAAGATTTGATGGCTTACTGTATGGAAAAAGTGTGAGCTCCCCTCGTGCTGCATTAGAGCATCCCCATTTGCTAATAAGATGATTTAATACCGAAGACATTTTCTTTCGAGCCCTTAAAGTCAGTTCCAAATGTGGGTGATATCCatcctacaaaaataaaagtgatAGTTTTGTCACATCTCTTATATGAACTGAAATACAGATATCATACTTGTCTGTGCTTAATCCACAATGTTTTGTGTTCGAGACAATACCTTTTCCAATGCTATGCGggtcttttcatttattggaAAAAGTTGAAGCTTGATCTTTGTGCGAGGGTGGGGCATCTGTGTGGGataaagatgaagaagaggTGACCTCTCTGTCATTTCTGTCGGATTAGTTCGATCAACCGAACTCTGTGCATTCTTCAAGTCATCTGCTCTAGATCAAAAAAGTCTCTAGTTTATAAACAACAGtcttgtaaataaataaagaaagaaaatcacTGTACGCAAAGaaatttgttccttttttcaCACTGGAACAGTACACATAATCTTTCACATGACGGGACTAGAACATCAGTTCAAGACAGGAAAAATACCCCAAGAAGAGGCATGAAATTTAAGGAAAATATCTTGTATCGAACAAGTcatttgaaacaaaagaaattggTCGTTAAACCTTCAATGTGTGCATTATCAAGAGATTTTATCTCCTGAGAAATTATCTTTCTATACTTCTGAACTCCAATCGTGTCAGCAGATGTCCCACACCTTTTCCCCAATTTTTCTGCCCTTCCATCTGGGTGCCTGCCTGTTTTCATTATGTTTCAACTTTCCAGCACTGAATAGGATCTGAGGAGAGTTCCTTGAGCTATCTatccaaaaaggaaaattaagaTGGCAGAACCTGAAACGGCTAAGAGTCAGCAAACTTTGTCATCATGTAACTGTGTGCATTTCATGTTATCGTGACAGATGCTACACAGGAAACTACCAAATTGTTCGCGCATGGCtgcatttcaattttttacccttttgttttattgagTGGAAATAAAACCGTCCAGAAAACCTAATTCCAGTTAtagattttcttcatggtccaaATCCTCCCCCATAATAACGATGATAATGTACACTATTTTAAGTTGACCAAATCAAGTAGTTCTGTCACTGTCATGATAAACCATAGAAATCCCTGAACTAACTCGGAAACGTACCTACCACAGGCATCA includes these proteins:
- the LOC111804025 gene encoding TSL-kinase interacting protein 1-like isoform X2, whose product is MKTGRHPDGRAEKLGKRCGTSADTIGVQKYRKIISQEIKSLDNAHIEDDLKNAQSSVDRTNPTEMTERSPLLHLYPTQMPHPRTKIKLQLFPINEKTRIALEKDGYHPHLELTLRARKKMSSVLNHLISKWGCSNAARGELTLFPYSKPSNLVCGLKWTLKDSDISAGDVYAAVGGSSIFRLRYGWVSTSIPKLHSSSKGLERGCGSIVRIIDGECKQSEQMVDEIKSSNMNDLNNPAAPEKIVDCPFNPVGNEPPLDYDHQLSSECGILQLDSISNISVGGLLSEASLLGKCSSWSSKVTRGNAGVQPAEVITDSLDACIAAAKMRFSEVPKQHHSDQHSSILDAEQTCDAFAMKRLSSSSKNTPSLDARSWGTFQEADSKLFKFPKTPQAHNRSELSQDPADKESKTDLMFCSRVYHDESSLGLSRINWSDSLGPFDLDLPVSR
- the LOC111804025 gene encoding TSL-kinase interacting protein 1-like isoform X4, which codes for MEGQKNWGKDDLKNAQSSVDRTNPTEMTERSPLLHLYPTQMPHPRTKIKLQLFPINEKTRIALEKDGYHPHLELTLRARKKMSSVLNHLISKWGCSNAARGELTLFPYSKPSNLVCGLKWTLKDSDISAGDVYAAVGGSSIFRLRYGWVSTSIPKLHSSSKGLERGCGSIVRIIDGECKQSEQMVDEIKSSNMNDLNNPAAPEKIVDCPFNPVGNEPPLDYDHQLSSECGILQLDSISNISVGGLLSEASLLGKCSSWSSKVTRGNAGVQPAEVITDSLDACIAAAKMRFSEVPKQHHSDQHSSILDAEQTCDAFAMKRLSSSSKNTPSLDARSWGTFQEADSKLFKFPKTPQAHNRSELSQDPADKESKTDLMFCSRVYHDESSLGLSRINWSDSLGPFDLDLPVSR
- the LOC111804025 gene encoding TSL-kinase interacting protein 1-like isoform X1, whose translation is MKTGRHPDGRAEKLGKRCGTSADTIGVQKYRKIISQEIKSLDNAHIEDDLKNAQSSVDRTNPTEMTERSPLLHLYPTQMPHPRTKIKLQLFPINEKTRIALEKDGYHPHLELTLRARKKMSSVLNHLISKWGCSNAARGELTLFPYSKPSNLVCGLKWTLKDSDISAGDVYAAVGGSSIFRLRYGWVSTSIPKLHSSSKGLERGCGSIVRIIDGECKQSEQMVDEIKSSNMNDLNNPAAPEKIVDCPFNPVGNEPPLDYDHQLSSECGILQLDSISNISVGGLLSEASLLGKCSSWSSKVTRGNAGVQPAEVITDSLDACIAAAKMRFSEVPKQHHSDQHSSILDAEQTCDAFAMKRLSSSSKNTPSLDARSWGTFQEADSKLFKFPKTPQAHNRSELSQDPADKESKTDLMFCSRVYHDESSLGLSRINWSDSLGPFDLDLPVSR
- the LOC111804025 gene encoding TSL-kinase interacting protein 1-like isoform X5, translated to MTERSPLLHLYPTQMPHPRTKIKLQLFPINEKTRIALEKDGYHPHLELTLRARKKMSSVLNHLISKWGCSNAARGELTLFPYSKPSNLVCGLKWTLKDSDISAGDVYAAVGGSSIFRLRYGWVSTSIPKLHSSSKGLERGCGSIVRIIDGECKQSEQMVDEIKSSNMNDLNNPAAPEKIVDCPFNPVGNEPPLDYDHQLSSECGILQLDSISNISVGGLLSEASLLGKCSSWSSKVTRGNAGVQPAEVITDSLDACIAAAKMRFSEVPKQHHSDQHSSILDAEQTCDAFAMKRLSSSSKNTPSLDARSWGTFQEADSKLFKFPKTPQAHNRSELSQDPADKESKTDLMFCSRVYHDESSLGLSRINWSDSLGPFDLDLPVSR
- the LOC111804025 gene encoding TSL-kinase interacting protein 1-like isoform X3, producing MKTGRHPDGRAEKLGKRADDLKNAQSSVDRTNPTEMTERSPLLHLYPTQMPHPRTKIKLQLFPINEKTRIALEKDGYHPHLELTLRARKKMSSVLNHLISKWGCSNAARGELTLFPYSKPSNLVCGLKWTLKDSDISAGDVYAAVGGSSIFRLRYGWVSTSIPKLHSSSKGLERGCGSIVRIIDGECKQSEQMVDEIKSSNMNDLNNPAAPEKIVDCPFNPVGNEPPLDYDHQLSSECGILQLDSISNISVGGLLSEASLLGKCSSWSSKVTRGNAGVQPAEVITDSLDACIAAAKMRFSEVPKQHHSDQHSSILDAEQTCDAFAMKRLSSSSKNTPSLDARSWGTFQEADSKLFKFPKTPQAHNRSELSQDPADKESKTDLMFCSRVYHDESSLGLSRINWSDSLGPFDLDLPVSR